The nucleotide window GGCGACTGACATAGGTGAAATAAACCTCGAACCCGTCGGCGGCCAGCCGTTCGGCCACGGTGCGGCCGATGCCGCGGGACCCGCCCGTGACCAGGGCGACTTTGGGAAGATCGCTCATTGAGTAACCTCGTGATTCTCTCTTTGATCAGCACCCCATATACCAATTGGTGCCGGACTGCAAATTATCGGGGCTTCGTAACAGGATTGTAGCGTATTCATCAATTAACGATAAAAAGCAACGAAACACCTGTTTTAATATCAGAATTGAACCAGCGTCGCGCCCCAGGTGAAGCCCCCGCCGAAGGTGGTGAGCAGGACCAGGTCGCCGTCCTTGATGAACCCGGACTCCACAGCCTCGGACAAGGCCAGGGGGACCGAAGCGGCGGACGTGTTTCCGTATTTATGGATGTTGCAGAAGACCTTTTCTTCCGGGATCTCGAGCTTGCGGCCCACGGCGTCGATGATGCGGTAATTGGCCTGATGGGGCAGGAGCACGTCCACGTCGGTGGTGGTCAGTCCGTTGCGCTCAAGCAGATCGTTGCAGATGGAGGACATGGACCGCACGGCGTGCTTGAACACGTCGCGCCCCGCCATCTGGACGAAGAACTCCTCGCCCACGGGCTCGCCCAGCTTGTAGGTATAGGCCGAACCGCCGCCGTGCACGGTGAGCAGGTTGCCCAGCTTGCCGTCGGCGGCCAGCATGGAGTCCAGCACGCGCGGGCTCTCTTCTTCGGTGCCCGAGGTCAGGATCACTGCGCCGGAGGCGTCGCCGAACAGCACGCAGGTGGTCCGGTCCTCCCAGTTGACGCGCCGGGAAATGACCTCGGACGTGACGACCAGAATCTTCGCGTCAGGCTCCAGCATGAGGTAGCCGCGCGCTGTCTGGAGGGCGTAGAGAAAGCCGGAACAGGCGGCCTGAACGTCCACGCACGCCTGGCCGGAGATGCCGAGCTTTTCCTGAACGATGCAGGCACAGGACGGGATCATCGAATCCGGGGTAAAGGTGCCGCACACGATATGCGTCAGTTCGGACGCATCCATGCCCGCGTCGGCCAGGGCCATCTTTGCGGACTCGAAGGCCATGTCCGAGGCGGCCTGGTCGTCGGCCACGACGTGCCGTTCCTTGATACCCGTCCGGGTGGTGATCCACTCATCGGACGTATCGACGATT belongs to Pseudodesulfovibrio portus and includes:
- a CDS encoding beta-ketoacyl-ACP synthase III, whose protein sequence is MINFIIRGFGRYAPEKVLTNTDLEKIVDTSDEWITTRTGIKERHVVADDQAASDMAFESAKMALADAGMDASELTHIVCGTFTPDSMIPSCACIVQEKLGISGQACVDVQAACSGFLYALQTARGYLMLEPDAKILVVTSEVISRRVNWEDRTTCVLFGDASGAVILTSGTEEESPRVLDSMLAADGKLGNLLTVHGGGSAYTYKLGEPVGEEFFVQMAGRDVFKHAVRSMSSICNDLLERNGLTTTDVDVLLPHQANYRIIDAVGRKLEIPEEKVFCNIHKYGNTSAASVPLALSEAVESGFIKDGDLVLLTTFGGGFTWGATLVQF